The Caballeronia sp. Lep1P3 genome window below encodes:
- the thiD gene encoding bifunctional hydroxymethylpyrimidine kinase/phosphomethylpyrimidine kinase, translated as MASTQRIPNLLTVAGSDSGGGAGIQADLKAFSALGAYGASVVTALTAQNTRGVTAVHAPDPSFVAAQLDAVFDDIRIDAVKIGMLANAGIVRAVADALRRHRPAHVVLDTVMISKSNHALLAPEAVAALRDELLPLATLVTPNLPEAAALLGAEPAADEEAMVRQGEALLSAGARAVLMKGGHLASTESPDWLIEAAGALRLPGARIALKNTHGTGCTLSSAIAALIPQTDDLASATAEAKRYLSGAIEASARLDVGHGVGPVHHFFRWW; from the coding sequence ATGGCTTCGACACAACGCATTCCCAACCTCCTGACGGTCGCCGGTTCCGATTCCGGCGGCGGCGCGGGCATTCAGGCCGACCTCAAGGCTTTCTCGGCGCTCGGCGCATACGGCGCGAGCGTCGTCACGGCGCTGACCGCGCAGAACACGCGCGGCGTCACGGCGGTGCACGCGCCGGACCCGTCGTTCGTCGCCGCGCAACTCGACGCCGTGTTCGACGACATCCGCATCGATGCGGTCAAGATCGGCATGCTGGCGAACGCGGGCATCGTGCGCGCCGTCGCGGATGCGCTCAGGCGCCATCGCCCGGCGCACGTCGTGCTCGATACCGTCATGATCTCGAAGAGCAACCACGCGCTGCTCGCGCCGGAAGCCGTCGCCGCGTTGCGCGACGAATTGCTGCCGCTCGCGACGCTCGTCACGCCGAATCTGCCCGAAGCGGCCGCGCTGCTGGGCGCCGAGCCCGCCGCCGACGAAGAGGCGATGGTGCGCCAGGGCGAAGCGCTGCTCTCGGCGGGCGCGCGCGCCGTGCTGATGAAGGGCGGTCATCTCGCGTCGACGGAAAGCCCGGACTGGCTCATCGAGGCCGCAGGCGCGCTGCGGCTGCCCGGCGCGCGCATCGCACTGAAGAACACGCATGGAACCGGCTGCACGCTGTCGTCGGCCATCGCCGCGCTGATTCCGCAGACCGACGACCTCGCGAGCGCGACCGCCGAGGCGAAGCGTTACCTGAGCGGCGCAATCGAAGCGAGCGCGCGGCTCGACGTCGGGCACGGCGTCGGGCCGGTGCATCACTTCTTCCGGTGGTGGTAA
- a CDS encoding DUF1853 family protein, with product MTDLSRLVDRFEDATVRDLAWLLFSPDLLRARAAGAPLAQPFESAEERDATLAWLAALDAAPQALHVRSRNPKSTRLGIYAESLLEFFLAQGPAARLIAANVPLRRQRRTIGECDFLLETARGARLHWELAVKFYLHIGDDERLSAPLSARLSDYVGPNLQDRFDLKHARLLTHQLALTSRPEFAALGLGGPWQAQAFVKGRLFYRDEAVEPAPEVGAQHVRGWWLTASEWSERNDVIDDSRAWVVQPRLAWLASRRLHADDAKSLTRDAAAIRAHLTAVSSPTMVAAYVRDGAGWREESRGFIVPDDWPERARAFAASPVMAE from the coding sequence ATGACCGACCTGTCGCGTCTCGTCGATCGATTCGAGGACGCGACCGTGCGCGATCTCGCGTGGCTGCTTTTCTCGCCGGATCTTCTGCGCGCGCGCGCGGCGGGCGCGCCGCTCGCGCAGCCGTTCGAATCGGCAGAGGAGCGCGACGCGACGCTCGCCTGGCTCGCCGCGCTCGATGCCGCTCCGCAAGCGCTCCACGTCCGCTCGCGCAATCCCAAGTCCACGCGCCTCGGCATTTACGCCGAAAGTCTGCTCGAATTTTTCCTCGCGCAAGGGCCCGCCGCGCGGCTGATCGCGGCGAATGTTCCGCTCAGGCGCCAACGGCGGACCATCGGGGAGTGCGACTTCCTGCTGGAGACGGCGCGCGGCGCGCGGCTGCATTGGGAACTGGCGGTGAAGTTCTATCTGCATATCGGCGACGATGAGCGTTTATCCGCGCCGTTATCCGCGCGTTTATCCGATTACGTCGGCCCGAACCTGCAGGACCGCTTCGACCTCAAGCACGCGCGCTTGCTGACGCATCAGCTCGCGCTGACGTCGCGCCCGGAGTTCGCCGCGCTCGGCCTCGGTGGGCCGTGGCAGGCGCAGGCGTTCGTCAAGGGGCGGCTCTTTTATCGCGATGAAGCCGTCGAGCCCGCGCCGGAAGTCGGCGCGCAGCATGTGCGCGGCTGGTGGCTGACGGCGTCGGAATGGAGCGAGCGCAACGACGTGATCGACGACAGCCGCGCGTGGGTGGTTCAGCCGCGTCTCGCGTGGCTCGCTTCGCGCCGTCTGCACGCGGACGACGCCAAATCGCTCACGCGCGACGCCGCTGCGATCCGCGCGCATCTGACGGCGGTGTCGTCGCCGACGATGGTTGCCGCCTACGTCCGCGATGGCGCCGGCTGGCGCGAGGAATCGCGCGGATTCATCGTGCCCGACGACTGGCCCGAACGCGCGAGGGCGTTCGCCGCATCGCCCGTGATGGCTGAGTAA
- a CDS encoding uracil-DNA glycosylase yields MALDEWLVEELGFGPVWVRRGTHADAVPAPAGSGEAPIETQPAPVRAAMEAEPVAVENQADTADARAPEPPVAPDDDLPWTDEAPSHAPAVTVDVPEDIDALDWATLSERVAGCERCRLCERRTNTVFGVGDPEADWMLIGEAPGENEDKQGEPFVGQAGKLLDNMLRALSLSRESNVYIANVIKCRPPGNRNPEPDEVARCEPYLRRQVELVKPKVIVALGRFAAQSLLRSEGSIASLRGQVHEYRGVPVVVTYHPAYLLRSLPDKAKAWADLCLARKTYADALAALGVEAGADKAARR; encoded by the coding sequence ATGGCGCTCGATGAATGGCTGGTCGAGGAACTCGGATTCGGTCCGGTGTGGGTCCGGCGAGGCACGCATGCCGATGCCGTTCCCGCGCCCGCCGGTTCCGGCGAAGCGCCTATTGAGACCCAACCCGCGCCAGTGCGCGCGGCAATGGAAGCCGAACCGGTCGCCGTGGAAAATCAAGCGGATACGGCCGATGCACGCGCGCCCGAGCCGCCGGTCGCACCCGACGACGATCTTCCGTGGACCGACGAAGCGCCATCGCATGCGCCGGCCGTCACCGTCGACGTTCCCGAGGACATCGACGCGCTCGACTGGGCCACGCTCTCCGAGCGCGTCGCGGGTTGCGAGCGCTGCCGCCTGTGCGAGCGCCGCACGAATACCGTGTTCGGCGTCGGCGATCCCGAAGCCGACTGGATGCTGATCGGCGAAGCGCCCGGCGAGAACGAGGACAAGCAAGGCGAGCCGTTTGTCGGGCAGGCGGGCAAGCTGCTCGACAACATGCTGCGCGCGCTGTCGCTGTCGCGCGAATCGAACGTCTATATCGCGAACGTCATCAAGTGCCGGCCGCCCGGCAACCGCAATCCCGAGCCGGATGAAGTCGCGCGCTGCGAGCCGTATCTGCGGCGTCAGGTGGAACTGGTCAAGCCGAAGGTGATCGTCGCGCTCGGGCGCTTCGCCGCGCAAAGTCTGCTCCGGAGCGAGGGAAGCATCGCGTCGCTGCGCGGGCAGGTGCATGAGTATCGCGGGGTGCCGGTCGTCGTCACCTATCACCCTGCTTATCTGCTGCGCAGCCTGCCGGACAAGGCGAAAGCCTGGGCCGATCTCTGCCTCGCGCGCAAGACCTACGCCGATGCGCTCGCCGCACTCGGCGTCGAAGCAGGAGCCGACAAGGCCGCGCGCCGATGA
- the rimI gene encoding ribosomal protein S18-alanine N-acetyltransferase: MSGVLLADRYLTPMTEADLDEVAAVEKLAYEFPWSRGNFQDSLRNGYYGVCLRHVTGTLIGYCVLMPVVDEMHLLNLCVAPSAQRAGAGLTLLREAVRIARAEKLDGMLLEVRPSNPRAIQLYERFGFTAIGRRKNYYPARHRSREDAIVMRLSFKESAHGAR, translated from the coding sequence GTGAGCGGCGTCCTGCTCGCGGATCGGTATCTCACGCCGATGACCGAAGCCGACCTCGACGAAGTCGCCGCCGTCGAGAAGCTCGCCTACGAATTCCCGTGGAGCCGCGGCAATTTCCAGGACTCGCTGCGCAACGGTTATTACGGCGTGTGCCTGCGTCACGTCACCGGGACGCTCATCGGCTATTGCGTGCTGATGCCGGTCGTCGATGAGATGCATCTGCTCAACCTTTGCGTCGCGCCGTCCGCGCAGCGCGCCGGCGCGGGACTCACGCTGCTGCGCGAAGCGGTACGTATCGCGCGCGCCGAGAAGCTCGATGGCATGCTGCTCGAAGTGCGGCCCTCGAATCCGCGTGCGATCCAGCTTTACGAGCGCTTCGGGTTCACCGCCATCGGGCGCCGCAAGAACTATTACCCAGCGCGGCATCGATCGCGCGAGGACGCAATCGTCATGCGTCTGTCGTTCAAGGAGAGTGCGCATGGCGCTCGATGA